In a genomic window of Nocardia fluminea:
- a CDS encoding type I polyketide synthase — MTINESTEIGMGATASANGRGQTRGVRAALLEQLRNGAGYALAFGGQGAQWLRELEEIGRDSALEPELTALVNEAAVLIEPVATQLLVVRPGGFDPMGWVLESELDEPEEPSSAPSDAVLRSVAVSMPGVLLAQLAATRALRLQGLDPAEHAPVAIVGHSQGLFAAAAVEAGGTRDAELLAIAQLVGAAAGLVARRRGLMPVGERSPMVAVSNVDPEQLRAIVTEVAEGVDPAIAAVVSIRNGRRRVVLSGAPAQIDRVRTRCAELHDEQTRERESKARGGAVFAPVFEDISVDVAFHHPALAETVELVAGWARQCEIDADLAAALTQQVLVDPIDWVATVDAVVEAGAQWILDLGPGDLLSRVTGGSLKGTGVGVIAAATRAGQRSLLTPGAAPEASTPWSAFAPKPVRLPNGRIVVETAFTKLTGRSPILLAGMTPTTVDAKIVAAAANAGHWAELAGGGQVTEQIFADRMTELRQLLQPGRAVQFNSLFLDPYLWKLQLGGKRLVQKARAAGAPIDGVIVTAGIPELDDAVALIGELSEAGISHVAFKPGTVAQIKAVLRIADAVPDYPVIMHIEGGKAGGHHSWEDLDDLLLATYAELRTHANVVICVGGGMGTPERATDYLTGTWSTGHGYPLMPLDGVLVGTAAMATLEATTAPEVKQLLVDTPGTPDWVGAGTANGGMASGRSQLGADIHEIDNAASRTGRLLDEVAGDADAVASRRAEIIAALDATAKPYFGDVATMTYQQWLERYVSLAVSSEVPISFDCGSDIGDAIRDATRSDWLDISWRDRFAEMMRRTESRLHPADSGEIETLFADDDAFEHPVQALCELKKQYPAVADTVLHPADVPFFVSLCKTPGKPVNFVPVVDADVRRWWRSDSLWQAHDPRYSADQVCVIPGTVAVAGITRVDEPVGELLDRFEQDTAYSLVRAGVVPEPVDARRVAGVVAGPIDTVLAAPDVQWAGRTTVNPVHRLGDIAEWTVEQGSAVHQSTGATLTETTGPESEFSYVELTVPLARDSVRIRITVPASVYSGGAPVITDADADSAMSALLGVAAGTSLPEVKAGVAHLNLAWMPDLIADHAGVTGSGLPDTLSTLGRTAPDVLVGACWPAVFAVLGAARTPVGGSVIEGMLDLVHLDHQIELLNELPAETSILVVRAEGGAVVDTDMGRVVEVEVNIGLILDQGLDATPLARLVERFAIRGRNGAGELTDPPRAAGAVSDAATDTPRRRRRDVRMAAPRAMHAFAAVSGDHNPIHTSDAAAKLAGLGSPIVHGMWLSAAAQHAVVAVDPESSVPARTLTAWTTRFLGMVRPGATVDVRVERIAVDAGAEIVEVSCRVDGDLVMTATGRTAAPKTVYAFPGQGIQRKGMGLDALTRSKAAKRVWERADAHTRDALGFSILAVVRDNPTYLKARGVEHRHPDGVLHLTQFTQVAMATLGVAQVAELREAGAFVEGAMLAGHSVGEYNALAAVAGVLPLEAVLEVVFQRGSAMHELVPRDAQGRSDYRMAAIRPSQIGLPDPEVIDFVNAIGAETGEFLEVVNLNLRGSQYAIAGTVAGLEALETEIDRRRAEFGGKRAFILVPGIDVPFHSSVLRDGVPEFRHKLEQLLPAEVHPEVLVGRYIPNLVPRPFSLDRAFLTEIAELVPSEPLVAVLADFDSWATRDAELCRVVLVELLAWQFASPVRWIETQDLLFTDTAHGGLGVERFVEIGLGATPTVANLASQTLKLPAFGGATVEVVNVERDAAVVYSTDTDPAPVDDIDETPVETAAAPAAAAPVAAAAPVATGGPRPDDIAFSAADATRVLIALWTKLRMDQIGPVDTIEGLCDGVSSRRNQLLVDLGAELSLGAIDGAADADMGALAATVERLARTYKPFGTVLTDAIGDHLRKVFGPSGKRPAAIADRVKKVWELGDGWASHVTAEVSLGTREGASVRGGDLGGLAGGALTDAASVDAAIDAAVQAVAARRGVAVSMPSSGGAAGGTVDAAALGEFTEQITGRDGVLATAARVVLEQLGLSEKISAPEATPDTLADLVSAELGSDWPRLVAPAFDARKAVLIDDRWATAREDLAKMWLGDDATTAERSIDGFTGAGEAVAAQANWWRQRAMHEARSVLAGVYAQIAKIALDTTEPGLWSDDLAVITGASKGSIAAAVTGKLLSGGATVVVTTSGLNDERLRFYRSLYRDNARHGAALWVVPANMASYQDLDALIEWVGTEQVDNAGGAKIKVKDAMTPTMLLPFAAPRVAGDLADAGARAEMEMRVLLWSVERLIGGLSALGADHDVDAKLHVVLPGSPNRGLFGGDGAYGESKAALDAVVLKWKAEKSWAERVTLVHALIGWVRGTGLMGHNDPMVEAVEKAGVHTWSTDEMADELLKWCTSRARQVTLTGPQQIDLTGGLARAKLDLPALAKQAQEAAAEKVEEAATAATIAALPAPPTLSSALPVPEWAPVTAELSEMVVIVGAGELGPYGSSRTRFEMEVEDKLSAAGVLELAWTTGLIRWENEPKPGWYDTESGDFVPESEVAERYHDTVVERCGVRRYEDDGAMLDNAAPLLTSVFLDQDLSFTVAGEAEARAFHTADPEHTVIAPVADSSDWTVTRQAGTEIRVPRKAKLSRVVGGQIPTGWDPTIWGVSADMAASIDRVALWNIVCTVDAFVGAGFSPDELMSWVHPSLVANTQGTGMGGMSSMRSLYVDNLLGEPRPNDILQEALPNVALAHVVQSYVGSYGAMVHPVAACATAAVSVEEGVDKIRLGKAEVVVAGGFDDLGIEGIVGFGDMSATADSASMRAKGISDRYFSRANDRRRGGFVESQGGGTVLLARGDVAVEMGLPVLGVVAFAQSFADGVHTSIPAPGLGALGAGRGGRESRLAAELRKLGVTPDDIAVISKHDTSTAANDPNESELHERLAGALGRTEGAPLFVVSQKSLTGHAKGGAAAFQLIGLCQVLENGVVPPNRSLDCVDEKMAGYPHLVWAREPLRFGEKFALKAGLVTSLGFGHVSGLLAVVHPQAFLAAIEPGARAEYQERAQTRQLAGRQRFAEAMCGGSALYEKPADRRLGADGTPAKQIRQLEADMLLSPQARLDSDGVYSASGWGCGTGQIASQPSEAS; from the coding sequence TTGACGATCAACGAGAGCACCGAAATCGGCATGGGAGCGACCGCGAGCGCCAATGGTCGTGGCCAGACGAGAGGTGTCCGCGCGGCGCTGCTGGAGCAGCTGCGCAACGGGGCGGGATACGCGTTGGCGTTCGGTGGACAGGGTGCGCAGTGGCTGCGCGAGCTCGAGGAGATCGGTCGCGACAGCGCGCTGGAACCCGAGCTGACCGCACTGGTCAATGAGGCGGCCGTGCTGATCGAGCCGGTTGCGACGCAGTTGCTGGTGGTGCGCCCCGGTGGTTTCGATCCGATGGGCTGGGTGCTCGAGAGCGAACTCGACGAGCCGGAGGAGCCCTCCTCGGCGCCCTCCGACGCGGTGCTGCGCTCGGTGGCGGTGTCCATGCCCGGCGTGCTGCTGGCCCAGCTCGCCGCGACCAGGGCGCTGCGTCTGCAGGGTCTCGACCCGGCCGAGCACGCGCCCGTCGCGATCGTCGGGCATTCGCAGGGTCTGTTCGCCGCCGCCGCGGTCGAAGCGGGCGGCACGCGCGACGCGGAGCTGCTGGCCATCGCCCAGCTCGTCGGCGCCGCTGCCGGGCTCGTGGCGCGCAGGCGTGGGCTGATGCCGGTGGGCGAGCGCTCGCCGATGGTCGCGGTGTCGAACGTGGATCCGGAACAGCTGCGGGCGATCGTCACCGAGGTGGCGGAAGGCGTCGACCCCGCGATCGCCGCGGTCGTGTCGATCCGCAACGGACGCAGGCGCGTCGTGCTCTCGGGTGCGCCCGCGCAGATCGATCGGGTGCGTACGCGTTGCGCCGAACTGCACGACGAGCAGACCCGTGAGCGTGAGAGCAAGGCTCGTGGCGGCGCGGTCTTCGCGCCCGTGTTCGAGGACATCTCCGTCGACGTCGCCTTCCACCACCCGGCGCTCGCCGAGACCGTCGAACTGGTCGCGGGCTGGGCCCGCCAGTGCGAGATCGACGCCGACCTCGCCGCTGCCCTGACCCAGCAGGTGCTCGTCGACCCGATCGACTGGGTCGCCACCGTGGACGCCGTGGTCGAGGCGGGCGCGCAGTGGATCCTCGATCTGGGCCCCGGCGACCTGCTCTCGCGGGTGACCGGCGGCTCGCTCAAGGGCACCGGTGTCGGCGTGATCGCCGCCGCCACCCGCGCCGGTCAGCGCAGCCTGCTCACCCCGGGCGCGGCGCCAGAGGCGTCTACGCCGTGGTCGGCCTTCGCGCCGAAGCCGGTGCGTCTGCCCAACGGGCGCATCGTCGTCGAGACCGCGTTCACCAAGCTCACCGGGCGTTCGCCGATCCTGCTGGCAGGCATGACCCCTACCACCGTCGACGCGAAGATCGTTGCCGCCGCGGCCAATGCGGGCCACTGGGCCGAGCTGGCCGGTGGCGGTCAGGTCACCGAGCAGATCTTCGCCGACCGGATGACCGAGCTGCGCCAGCTGCTGCAGCCGGGCCGTGCGGTGCAGTTCAACTCGCTGTTCCTCGATCCCTACCTGTGGAAGCTGCAGCTCGGCGGCAAGCGCCTGGTGCAGAAGGCACGGGCCGCGGGCGCGCCGATCGACGGCGTGATCGTCACCGCGGGTATCCCCGAACTCGACGATGCCGTGGCGCTGATCGGTGAGCTGTCCGAGGCGGGCATCAGCCACGTCGCGTTCAAGCCGGGCACCGTCGCCCAGATCAAGGCCGTCCTGCGCATCGCCGACGCCGTCCCGGACTACCCGGTGATCATGCACATCGAAGGCGGCAAGGCCGGCGGGCACCACTCCTGGGAAGACCTCGACGACCTGCTGCTGGCGACCTACGCCGAGCTGCGCACACACGCCAACGTCGTGATCTGCGTCGGCGGCGGCATGGGCACCCCCGAGCGCGCCACCGACTACCTCACCGGCACCTGGTCCACCGGCCACGGCTACCCGCTCATGCCCCTCGACGGTGTGCTCGTCGGCACCGCGGCCATGGCGACCCTGGAAGCCACCACCGCCCCCGAGGTGAAGCAGCTGCTGGTCGACACCCCCGGCACCCCGGACTGGGTCGGTGCGGGCACGGCCAACGGCGGAATGGCCTCCGGGCGCAGCCAGCTGGGCGCCGACATCCACGAGATCGACAACGCCGCCTCGCGAACCGGCCGCCTGCTCGACGAGGTCGCCGGCGATGCCGACGCCGTGGCGAGCCGTCGCGCCGAGATCATCGCGGCGCTCGACGCCACCGCCAAGCCCTACTTCGGCGATGTCGCCACCATGACCTACCAGCAGTGGCTGGAACGCTATGTCTCGCTGGCTGTGTCGAGCGAGGTGCCGATCTCGTTCGACTGCGGCAGCGACATCGGTGACGCGATCCGCGACGCCACCCGCTCGGACTGGCTCGACATCAGCTGGCGCGACCGGTTCGCGGAGATGATGCGCCGCACCGAATCACGGCTCCACCCGGCCGACAGCGGCGAGATCGAAACGCTGTTCGCCGACGACGACGCCTTCGAGCACCCGGTGCAGGCGCTGTGCGAGCTGAAGAAGCAGTACCCGGCGGTCGCCGACACCGTGCTGCACCCGGCCGACGTGCCGTTCTTCGTCTCCCTGTGCAAGACACCCGGCAAGCCGGTGAACTTCGTGCCCGTCGTCGACGCCGACGTGCGCCGCTGGTGGCGTTCGGATTCGCTGTGGCAGGCCCATGATCCGCGCTACTCGGCCGACCAGGTGTGTGTCATTCCCGGCACCGTCGCCGTCGCCGGCATCACGCGCGTGGACGAGCCGGTCGGTGAGCTGCTCGACCGCTTCGAACAGGACACCGCGTACAGCCTGGTCAGGGCCGGTGTCGTCCCCGAGCCGGTGGACGCGCGTCGCGTCGCCGGTGTGGTGGCGGGACCTATCGACACCGTGCTCGCCGCCCCCGACGTGCAGTGGGCCGGACGCACCACCGTCAACCCGGTGCACCGCCTGGGTGACATCGCGGAGTGGACCGTCGAGCAGGGGAGCGCGGTGCACCAGAGCACCGGTGCCACGCTGACCGAGACCACCGGTCCCGAGAGCGAATTCAGCTACGTGGAGCTGACGGTGCCGCTGGCCCGCGACTCCGTGCGCATCCGCATCACCGTGCCCGCGAGCGTGTATTCCGGTGGCGCGCCGGTGATCACCGACGCCGACGCCGACAGCGCGATGTCGGCACTGCTCGGCGTCGCCGCGGGCACGTCGCTGCCCGAGGTGAAAGCCGGTGTGGCACACCTGAACCTGGCATGGATGCCCGACCTGATCGCCGACCACGCCGGCGTCACCGGCTCCGGCCTGCCCGACACCCTCAGCACCCTCGGCCGCACCGCCCCCGATGTACTCGTCGGCGCCTGCTGGCCCGCGGTCTTCGCGGTGCTCGGCGCGGCCCGCACCCCGGTGGGTGGCTCCGTCATCGAGGGCATGCTCGACCTGGTCCACCTGGACCACCAGATCGAGCTGCTGAACGAGTTGCCCGCCGAGACGAGCATTCTCGTCGTTCGGGCCGAAGGCGGCGCGGTGGTCGACACCGACATGGGCCGCGTGGTCGAGGTCGAGGTGAACATCGGCCTGATCCTCGACCAGGGACTCGACGCCACCCCGCTGGCCCGCCTCGTCGAACGCTTCGCCATCCGCGGCCGCAACGGCGCGGGCGAGCTCACCGATCCGCCGCGCGCGGCCGGTGCGGTGTCCGACGCCGCCACCGACACCCCGCGCCGCCGTCGCCGCGACGTGCGGATGGCCGCCCCGCGCGCCATGCACGCCTTCGCCGCGGTCTCCGGTGACCACAACCCGATCCACACCTCCGACGCCGCCGCCAAGCTGGCCGGCCTCGGCAGCCCGATCGTGCACGGCATGTGGCTCTCGGCCGCCGCCCAGCACGCCGTGGTCGCGGTGGATCCCGAAAGCTCCGTTCCCGCACGCACTCTCACGGCATGGACCACCCGGTTCCTCGGCATGGTGCGCCCCGGCGCGACCGTGGACGTGCGGGTGGAGCGGATCGCGGTGGACGCGGGCGCCGAGATCGTCGAGGTCTCCTGCCGCGTCGACGGTGACCTGGTCATGACCGCGACCGGGCGCACCGCCGCCCCGAAGACCGTGTACGCCTTCCCGGGCCAGGGCATCCAGCGCAAGGGGATGGGCCTGGACGCGCTGACCCGCTCGAAGGCGGCCAAGCGGGTGTGGGAGCGTGCCGACGCGCACACCCGTGACGCCCTCGGTTTCTCGATCCTGGCGGTGGTGCGCGACAACCCGACCTACCTCAAGGCGCGCGGTGTCGAACACCGGCACCCGGACGGCGTGCTGCACCTGACCCAGTTCACCCAGGTCGCCATGGCCACCCTCGGTGTCGCCCAGGTCGCCGAGCTGCGGGAAGCGGGCGCGTTCGTCGAAGGCGCGATGCTGGCCGGTCACTCGGTCGGCGAGTACAACGCCCTCGCCGCCGTCGCCGGGGTGCTGCCTCTGGAGGCCGTGCTCGAGGTGGTGTTCCAGCGTGGCTCGGCCATGCACGAACTGGTGCCGCGTGACGCGCAGGGTCGCAGCGACTACCGGATGGCCGCCATCCGCCCGTCGCAGATCGGGCTGCCCGACCCCGAGGTGATCGACTTCGTCAACGCGATCGGCGCGGAGACCGGCGAATTCCTCGAGGTGGTGAACCTCAACCTGCGCGGCTCCCAGTACGCCATCGCGGGCACGGTCGCCGGGCTAGAGGCACTCGAAACCGAAATCGACCGCCGCCGTGCCGAATTCGGTGGCAAGCGGGCCTTCATCCTGGTGCCCGGCATCGACGTGCCGTTCCACTCCTCGGTGCTGCGCGACGGTGTGCCGGAGTTCCGGCACAAGCTCGAACAGCTGCTGCCCGCCGAGGTGCACCCCGAAGTCCTGGTCGGACGCTACATTCCGAACCTGGTGCCCCGCCCGTTCTCCCTGGACCGCGCGTTCCTCACCGAGATCGCCGAACTGGTGCCCTCGGAGCCGCTCGTGGCCGTGCTGGCCGACTTCGACAGCTGGGCCACGCGCGACGCCGAGCTGTGCCGCGTAGTGCTCGTCGAGCTGCTGGCCTGGCAGTTCGCCAGCCCGGTGCGCTGGATCGAGACCCAGGACCTGCTGTTCACCGACACCGCCCACGGCGGTCTCGGCGTCGAGCGGTTCGTCGAGATCGGCCTCGGCGCCACCCCCACCGTGGCGAACCTGGCCTCGCAGACGCTGAAGCTGCCCGCGTTCGGCGGGGCGACCGTGGAGGTCGTCAACGTCGAACGTGACGCGGCGGTCGTCTACTCCACCGACACCGATCCCGCCCCGGTCGACGACATCGACGAGACCCCCGTCGAGACCGCGGCGGCCCCGGCCGCGGCGGCTCCCGTCGCGGCCGCCGCTCCGGTGGCGACCGGCGGCCCGCGCCCCGACGACATCGCCTTCAGCGCCGCCGACGCCACCCGCGTGCTCATCGCGCTGTGGACCAAGCTGCGGATGGACCAGATCGGCCCGGTCGACACCATCGAGGGCCTCTGCGACGGTGTCTCCTCGCGGCGCAACCAGCTGCTCGTCGACCTCGGCGCCGAACTCTCCCTCGGTGCCATCGACGGCGCCGCCGACGCCGACATGGGCGCACTGGCGGCCACGGTCGAACGCCTGGCCCGCACCTACAAGCCCTTCGGCACCGTGCTCACCGACGCCATCGGCGACCACCTGCGCAAGGTCTTCGGACCGTCGGGCAAGCGGCCCGCCGCCATCGCCGACCGGGTCAAGAAGGTTTGGGAACTCGGCGACGGCTGGGCCAGCCACGTCACCGCCGAGGTCTCCCTCGGCACCCGCGAAGGCGCCAGCGTGCGCGGCGGCGACCTCGGCGGTCTCGCCGGCGGTGCGCTCACCGATGCCGCCTCGGTCGACGCGGCCATCGACGCGGCCGTGCAGGCCGTGGCGGCACGGCGCGGAGTCGCGGTCTCGATGCCCTCCTCGGGTGGCGCGGCGGGCGGCACGGTCGACGCCGCGGCGCTCGGCGAGTTCACCGAGCAGATCACCGGACGCGACGGCGTGCTCGCCACCGCGGCCCGGGTCGTGCTCGAACAGCTCGGCCTCAGCGAGAAGATCAGCGCGCCCGAGGCGACTCCCGACACGCTCGCGGACCTCGTCTCGGCCGAACTGGGTTCGGACTGGCCGCGTCTGGTCGCCCCCGCGTTCGATGCCCGCAAGGCCGTCCTCATCGACGACCGGTGGGCCACCGCTCGCGAAGACCTCGCCAAGATGTGGCTCGGCGACGATGCCACCACCGCGGAACGGTCGATCGACGGATTCACCGGAGCCGGTGAAGCCGTTGCCGCCCAAGCGAATTGGTGGCGGCAGCGGGCCATGCACGAAGCTCGCTCGGTGCTGGCCGGGGTGTACGCGCAGATCGCGAAGATCGCACTCGACACCACCGAGCCCGGTCTGTGGTCCGACGACCTCGCCGTGATCACCGGCGCCAGCAAGGGTTCCATCGCGGCAGCGGTCACCGGCAAGCTCCTGTCCGGCGGCGCGACCGTGGTGGTCACCACCTCGGGTCTCAACGACGAGCGGCTGCGGTTCTACCGCTCGCTCTACCGCGACAACGCCCGCCACGGTGCGGCGCTGTGGGTGGTCCCGGCCAACATGGCCTCCTACCAGGACCTCGACGCGCTGATCGAGTGGGTCGGTACCGAACAGGTCGACAATGCGGGCGGCGCCAAGATCAAGGTCAAGGACGCGATGACCCCGACGATGCTGCTGCCCTTCGCGGCACCGCGCGTCGCCGGTGACCTCGCCGACGCGGGCGCCCGCGCCGAAATGGAAATGCGCGTGCTGCTGTGGTCGGTGGAACGGCTGATCGGCGGTCTGTCCGCCCTCGGCGCCGACCACGACGTCGACGCGAAGCTGCACGTGGTGCTGCCGGGTTCGCCCAACCGTGGCCTCTTCGGCGGCGACGGCGCGTACGGCGAATCCAAGGCCGCCCTCGACGCGGTGGTCCTGAAGTGGAAGGCCGAGAAGTCCTGGGCCGAGCGCGTCACCCTGGTGCACGCGCTGATCGGCTGGGTGCGCGGCACCGGGCTGATGGGCCACAACGACCCCATGGTCGAGGCCGTCGAGAAGGCGGGCGTGCACACCTGGTCGACCGACGAGATGGCCGACGAGCTGCTCAAGTGGTGCACCTCGCGCGCTCGTCAGGTGACGCTCACCGGCCCGCAACAGATCGACCTCACCGGTGGTCTGGCGCGTGCCAAGCTCGACCTGCCCGCGCTCGCCAAGCAGGCGCAGGAGGCCGCGGCCGAGAAGGTCGAAGAAGCCGCCACCGCGGCGACGATCGCCGCGTTGCCCGCGCCGCCGACCCTGAGTTCGGCACTGCCCGTGCCGGAATGGGCGCCGGTCACCGCGGAACTGAGCGAGATGGTCGTCATCGTCGGCGCCGGTGAACTCGGCCCGTACGGCTCTTCGCGCACCCGGTTCGAGATGGAGGTCGAGGACAAGCTGTCGGCCGCCGGCGTGCTCGAACTGGCCTGGACCACCGGCCTGATCCGCTGGGAGAACGAACCGAAGCCCGGCTGGTACGACACCGAGTCCGGCGACTTCGTGCCGGAATCCGAGGTCGCGGAGCGCTACCACGACACCGTGGTCGAACGCTGCGGTGTGCGTCGCTACGAAGACGACGGCGCCATGCTCGACAACGCGGCCCCGCTGCTCACCTCGGTGTTCCTCGATCAGGACCTGTCGTTCACCGTCGCGGGTGAGGCGGAGGCACGGGCGTTCCACACCGCCGATCCCGAGCACACCGTCATCGCGCCGGTCGCCGATTCGAGCGACTGGACCGTGACTCGTCAGGCGGGCACCGAGATCCGGGTGCCGCGCAAGGCGAAGCTCTCGCGTGTGGTCGGCGGCCAGATCCCGACCGGCTGGGATCCCACCATCTGGGGCGTCTCGGCCGACATGGCCGCCTCGATCGACCGGGTCGCGCTGTGGAACATCGTCTGCACCGTCGACGCGTTCGTCGGCGCGGGCTTCAGCCCCGACGAGCTGATGAGCTGGGTGCACCCGAGCCTGGTGGCCAACACCCAGGGCACCGGCATGGGCGGCATGTCCTCGATGCGCTCGCTCTACGTCGACAACCTGCTCGGCGAACCGCGCCCGAACGACATCCTCCAGGAAGCGTTGCCCAACGTCGCCCTGGCGCACGTGGTGCAGTCCTACGTGGGCAGCTACGGCGCCATGGTGCATCCGGTCGCGGCGTGTGCCACGGCGGCGGTATCGGTCGAGGAGGGCGTCGACAAGATCCGGCTCGGCAAGGCCGAGGTCGTGGTCGCCGGTGGCTTCGACGACCTGGGCATCGAGGGCATCGTCGGCTTCGGTGACATGTCGGCCACCGCCGACTCGGCGAGCATGCGCGCCAAGGGCATCAGCGACCGCTACTTCTCCCGCGCCAACGATCGCCGCCGCGGCGGATTCGTGGAATCGCAGGGTGGCGGCACCGTGCTGCTGGCCCGCGGTGACGTGGCCGTGGAGATGGGGCTGCCGGTGCTCGGCGTCGTCGCCTTCGCCCAGTCCTTCGCCGATGGCGTGCACACCTCCATCCCGGCGCCGGGTCTCGGCGCGCTGGGTGCGGGCCGCGGCGGCCGCGAGTCCCGGCTGGCCGCCGAACTGCGCAAGCTCGGCGTGACACCCGACGACATCGCGGTGATCTCCAAGCACGACACCTCCACCGCGGCCAACGATCCCAACGAGTCGGAGCTGCACGAGCGGCTCGCGGGCGCGTTGGGTCGCACCGAGGGCGCACCGCTGTTCGTGGTCTCGCAGAAGAGCCTCACCGGCCACGCCAAGGGCGGCGCGGCGGCGTTCCAGCTCATCGGCCTGTGCCAGGTGCTGGAAAACGGTGTGGTGCCGCCGAACCGGAGCCTGGACTGTGTCGACGAGAAGATGGCGGGCTACCCGCACCTGGTGTGGGCGCGTGAGCCGCTGCGCTTCGGCGAGAAGTTCGCGCTGAAGGCGGGTCTGGTGACCTCGCTCGGCTTCGGTCACGTCTCCGGTCTGCTCGCGGTGGTGCATCCGCAGGCGTTCCTGGCCGCGATCGAACCGGGCGCGCGGGCCGAGTACCAGGAGCGGGCGCAGACGCGTCAGCTCGCGGGCAGGCAGCGGTTCGCCGAGGCCATGTGCGGAGGGTCGGCACTGTACGAGAAGCCGGCCGATCGCCGACTGGGCGCCGACGGCACCCCCGCCAAGCAGATCCGTCAGCTCGAGGCCGACATGCTGCTCTCGCCGCAGGCTCGCCTGGACAGCGACGGCGTCTACAGCGCGAGCGGATGGGGTTGCGGCACCGGGCAAATCGCCTCGCAGCCGTCCGAAGCGTCGTAG